The nucleotide sequence TAACCTCACGTTAGAAGTTATTTGATGATTTAACGACTACTTTTACCTCACGTTAGAAGTGGTTTGATGATTTAATGACCACTTTTACCTCACATTAGAAGTAGTTTGATGATTTAAAGACTACTTTAACTTCACGTTAGAAGTGGTTTGATGATTTAACGACTACTTTAACTTCACATTAGAAGTAGTTTGGTGATTTAATTGTTGGTTTCCTTTTCATATCACTGGTTTTGTAAATCACAATAAATGTAATCCTCTACACAAAAGAaggttaaacatatttttgtaatgatTGTACTCCAGACTTTCTTTACGGTAGTTTCTGATGTTCCCACACCCCGTCtactatttaatataatataaacctgtGATAGAACCTCTTTGGTTTATCAGATGAGAATACGAAACTTTTTTAATTTATCACGCACTGGCAACTTCTTCCATTTCCAAGTGTAGTctgtattgattaaaaaaaaaaaaagtcacattaaTACGCATGCGTAGCATACCTGTGGACCTCTTGTGGTCACTGATCACAGCAGAAAGGCGCTAAAAGGCACGAAACACGTGTAAGTACAAGTGATTTTCGCCACGAGCTGCACGTACCTTACGTTACCTAATAGATGTCCATATTTACATAGTATATTGCTGGAGATATAAATGCTTGACTAGCTTTGCATGGAGCTATTTTGTGTGACTGAAACGTATAGACATCATGGccttgtcacaagtataaggcaTTTGGGTTAAAAACTTTAATCAGCGGGGATGCGTGTAGAAAcagcataatattaaaatttaaatcaagtAACGCTACCCTGTAGTCTCTCACCAGATGACTTGAACCAGCTGGCATGTAATTTATTTTGATGCCTGCTATATTTCAATACTTCAATAACGTAGTGTATTTCGCCTTTAAATACGACGAAGGGGGTGTGTTAGTGGGAACTTTGCGTGTGTCGAGCGAGTGTATTGatacataaaaaatcaaacatgCAGGAGAACGGAACGCGTCGCAACACAGAACTTCAAACAACTAACAACGTATTTTTAGCCACAgttaacaacaacagtaaattatatcCAAATGGGCGTTTATGTCCACTAGTCTCAACGTACCTTGAAAAGAGCAGTCTCAGTGACAATCCCTTAGACGTAACGTTTTGTAACAGAAACGTAGCAGCAAGTGTTCGATCGCTGTCGTGCCAGAATTTGAATAAAGACTGCAAGCAGCTATCCGATTCAAATCTTTATTCGGTATTGTTACCTACAGTCGAACAATCAACAACCGACTGTCACGAAACCCCGTTCACTCCTTGTGCTATGTCTGAGCTGACGGAACAGAACGTGCCCCTGAACGAAGAGAGGCCTTCTGACAATTCTAGACGAGAAAGTGAAGACGACGGCTCGTCAAGAAGGCCCGTGACGATCATTGTCGGCGTTGTGAGTGCGGCTATCTTCCTCTTGGCCATAATTCTGATTGGTGTGACCCTTTCTTTGACCCCTCACATCGATAAAAAAAGTAAGTTATGAACCCGTGTTATTTATCGAAGTTAACGTTGTTGAAACGTTATTTGTTTTAGGGCCGAAAGCTGCTCACTTAGGGAAAATAGACCCTAAAATTCAACGTTTCAACAGCTAATAACATTTTTCGCGTCAATAACGGTTGGAAGTGCTTTCTCATTTCTAGTTCATGACAGTACACTTATCACACTTTCGTTTTTAACAATAGACTACACTAAAAGCGGGCGAAATAAAACGCAAAATTTGGATTCGTAAAGAACTGTTTTCCAAATGTGAAATAACTACAATATTTCACTGGACTAATCTATGTATTTCGAAAACACTTAACATATTATGACATAAGCTAACGTCTAACCAGATCCAGCATGAACAGAGCCGTATATTAACCTAATACGTTTTATTACCCCATCTCTCTAAAGTTAAGAGAAGCTAGAACTACGTATAACAATATCGAAACGTATTGAAAGAGTTCTAACAGTTATTGAATACCTTTCTTACGCAGAGGATGCTGCTGTCCAAATTCGTTAAACCCCACGATAATAATATTACCGTAAGCGTAGGGATACGAGATTTCTACATGCGGACACACGCACAcacgtttgtgtgttttttgttggttttatgtgttgttttaacGCAAACCTTTGGTTGTCTGCGCCATATTTAAACTccaaattttagcattgaaaGCACTGAAGCTCCTCGTTGACCACCAGGAggcagaaattaaaatatattaattcttaaaAGTGCACTGTAATGTGTTCGTTGGTTCACTGGTTTTGTTTATCAAAACTGTGTCGGTTTTTGTACAACCATgtagtgacacagcagtatgtctgcggagttgCAACCCTAGAAACTGGTTTCGAAACCTGTGGCAGACAAAGCACAAATATCCCCTTTGAGTGGCttcgtgtttaattacaaatgaacaaacaaacatcctcGTCTGATAAATATGGCCCCCCTCAACGGGTAGGACGGCGGAgggtttacggatttacaacgttgaaTCCCGGGGTACAATTCCTGGTGGTAGAAAGATAGCTCAATTtgacattgttaaaaaaacaacaacaaccaataagTATATACTTCGTTTTTGGCAGTTTAATTACAACTGTACGCATGCCATAACTCGATTGTTATTGTATTCTAGATTTCATATTAAACACAGacctaaattaatttagcttACATTGAGGTAAGAAGTAAAAAAATCCTTGTATACAAGGTTCTGATTACTTAGTAACTGTTTGTACGTGTAGCTACTTATGTTTGAATCACAAGGAAAGTTTATTACAGCTCTTTTTCCTCTATGGATTACACGGTTGCATAttaactctttaaaaaaaaaaaaaaacagttcttaAGAGATGAAATTGTAGTTTCGCACACTTATGAATTACAAGGCTCctgtttctttaataaaacttAGTAAGTCATTCTGGTGTGATAACTTTACTGATAGAAATTTGATAGTTCTTGTTTGGGTTTTcacaatatttacatgttttttacTAACTTTCTTTGGTGTAATGTCTTTCCAAATAAAATGTCCACATTATCACGAGTTTTTACATTTCCGCATGTTAgtatactatattattttttactgcaCCTGGACAACGTTGCTAGGTACATACTGGTATAATCTAGGCGTGGTTTAGCAGTTACCGTGTTCGAAATGTGAAAATGAGAATTCGTGGTTCGCCACCCGTTGCTACGAAAACGTTGTCCACATTCTGGGAACGTGAGTGTTTTAAGTAATTGAAGAAATCCCACATTCGGTTCGTCAAGACAACCAAATAAGTGTGGAGGTCGGTATTTGTCAAGATGCATTCTTTTTATATGTTGATTTATCGGTTCAAAATTATACATGAATAGAATAAAGTAGAACTCTGTAATTAGAGAACAAATTGCGGtaaaaatttctgaaacaaacgcattaatatgattattttcaagtaaaacttGTCACAGTTCAgagttatattttcatgttttggCTGTTTTTGAGCTACCTGCAGTGTCcgaattttatcgttgtaagtccgttgACTCGCTGCTGTTCCGCTGTGtaactttattttcatgaaatatataaatcGCATAAGTGGCACATCTGTCTTTTTACGTTGATAAATGGTTTAGGATAGAGATTAGAAACCATAACATTGCAAATAGGCTCTTGTCTAATTTTTAGTGGTAAATCATGTTCGAGTGTTGTGTTTTAGCTTTGTTGCGTAACGCAAAGAGGCCGAATTGGTTTcctattttaattgtttgttgtgaatttcgcacaaagctaatcgagggctatctgtgctagccgtccctaatttagcagtgtaagactagagggaaagcagctagtcatcaccacccacagccaactggtaggctactcttttaccaacgaatagtgggattgaccgtcacattataacgcccccacggttgaaagggcgagcatgtttggtgcgacggggatgcgaactcgcgaccctcagattacaagtcgcacgcccgcgtgaataatgaaaaatattgagTAAAGTCATCAGTTGGAACACATTAGGGTATTTCATTCTCGGTTGTATCAATAATAATAGCTTTCAATCAGACGAATTTATGCACTTAAAGCAGAACTGGAAATAAAGTTAATTACCCCATTAGataattaactataattttcTTAAGTATCTTCTTTAAAAGACTGGAAtgtattttatatgcaaaaacggctcttttgggttgagaaacaagtggttttctcgacatcactggaatgtattgtttcaaatGTTATACTTTcaccattaacaatattttcggccgtaatcccaataatatctcgaAAGGTTCAGTCAGATGAGGAGATTTTAGGCTAATTGTAAATAGAAATTCCAAGCTAGTACAGCAAAACAGTTTGTAAATAGAGTTTTTTAATAGTAGACAATAAATTAGaacgaaaaaaaacaattactgaGTAGTATAACCACTATTGTTAatgaaaccaataaaaaataaacattataacgtATCTCATAAGGGAAACATAAATACTAGTTCTTGTCTTAAAAATTTGTCGTAGAACCAGTGTTGGAATATATATCGATTTGGTGATTCGTCTCCGGTGAAGAATGTTTCTtcttattatgaaaaaatattggtagactttttaaatacaacaatttttattcttttcaataaCATTGTTGCGTTGAAATCCTATTGAACTTACTAAACTATATTTCTGTCGTGAAAACTAGAAGTATCAATGATTTCAAGCTCTTTCTGAAAGTGTTCACCATCtgatataaacaattatttggtAGTGATGCGCATGAGGTAAGCGAGACAATCATCAGATTTTATCCTTTTCGTAAATAAACCGTGTTgagcaaaatattaatattagtaatattagtgctagtttgtgtttattaagttgtccagaaataaatgtcggaatgctcatgatgacatttagaagctgaatattaagtaacttatcgttggttggttggtttaatccaacgtttgttaCTTACAAGGtttcttaattgtctgctgtttcaactttactcagagtaagtttcgcacctctaaggcagcatggacaagaaggactttggTCTGatttttcctctacgacttcaaacttggacgaaaagttaccgaaactacatggaacatcaaccaggcattcagccatggatctgttactaaacatacagttcagcgttggttccaaaggtttctcATTGGaggtgaaagtcttgaagaccacgaaggtcgtagaaggaagccatcctcagatgaaaacacattaaggggaagcagttgagaccctagcacaacagtacgtgagatTGCAGAAAAGCTACGCACGAGCAAATCAAGCATTACCCACCGAGTGCGATCAGAAAGAAA is from Tachypleus tridentatus isolate NWPU-2018 chromosome 2, ASM421037v1, whole genome shotgun sequence and encodes:
- the LOC143235304 gene encoding uncharacterized protein LOC143235304 produces the protein MQENGTRRNTELQTTNNVFLATVNNNSKLYPNGRLCPLVSTYLEKSSLSDNPLDVTFCNRNVAASVRSLSCQNLNKDCKQLSDSNLYSVLLPTVEQSTTDCHETPFTPCAMSELTEQNVPLNEERPSDNSRRESEDDGSSRRPVTIIVGVVSAAIFLLAIILIGVTLSLTPHIDKKNSHEFKEGDD